In the genome of Hyalangium gracile, the window TGAGGGCGCGGCGGATGCTGTCGATCACCGCGTCCATGGAGTCGAAGCGCTCCGCGGGGCGCTTGGCCAGGCACTTCATCACCAGCGCCTCCACCTCGGGGGGGATGGCGTGGTTGGGCCACACGGCGCCGAAGGCGGGCGGCGGCTCGTTCATGTGCTTGACGATGATGTCGATGCCCTGCTCGGCATGGAAGGGCGGGCGCCCCACCAGCATCTGGTAGAGCACCACGCCCAGCGAGTACACGTCGCTGCGCGGGTCGGAGATGTTGCGCGCCTGCTCGGGGGCCATGTACTGCGGCGAGCCGAGGATGACGCCTGCCTGGGTCAGCGACACGTCGGCGGGGAACTGGCCGCTGTCGGGCATGAAGGACTTCACCAGCCCGAAGTCCAGCACCTTCACCACGTCGTGATCCGTCTCCTGGTTGAGGATCATCACGTTGGCGGGCTTCAGGTCCCGGTGGATGAGGCCGATCTTGTGGGCCTCGCGCAGCGAGCGGGCGATCTGCTGGGCGATGCTGAGCACGCGCGGCCAGGGCAGCGGGCCGTTCTGCGTGAGGAGCTGGGAGAGCGTCTGCCCCTCCAGGTACTCCATGGCGATGTAGTAGATGCCGTCGTCCGTCTTGCCGTAGTCGATGACGGTGACGGTGTTGGGGTGGCGCAGCTTGGCGGTGACGCTGGCCTCGAGGAAGAAGCGCCGCTGGAAGCCCGGGTCCTTGTCCTGGCCGTACTGAGGGTTGAGGACCTTGAGGGCGACGAGACGGTCCAGGGGCGACTGGACGGCCTTGTACACGCGGCCCATCCCGCCCGAACCAAGCGCCTCGAGGATCTTGAAGCGCTCGTTGAGGACCCTGCCCAACAGGGGGTCCACCCCCGTGGGTGGCACGCCCCCTGCCGAGGCGTCGCTTTCGATCATGTGCTTCCTCGCCGCCCCAGGCGGCATCATTGCCAATCCTGGGGGTATGGTAGCACCGGACCTTCAGCCGCCCAAGAGACCGAGGAGGGAGGGACGCGCGCCAAGCCCTGGAAAGATGGGCTCCAGCGTGGTCAGGCCGCAGTGCGTCACCAGGGCCTCTGCGAGGACGGCCCGGATGTCCGTGAGGGAGGGCACGTCTCTCCCATCCAACAGGTAGGGTTCTTCCAGACCCCTCCAGGGGCCGTGCACGCGTCCGCCGCGCACCTTTCCGCCCAGCAGGAGCACCACGCCGCCGGTGCCGTGATCCGTGCCGCGGTTGCCGTTCTCACGGGCGGTGCGGCCGAACTCGGTGAGGACGACGACGAGGATGTCCTCGAGCCGAGGGCCCAGGTCCGTGGCGAAGGCGGCCAGGCTCTCGCCGAGCTCCTTCGCGCGCTGGGCGAAGGGGCCGCGCTCGCGGCCCTGGAGGATGTGGGTGTCCCAGCCGCCGGACTCGGTGGCAGCGAGCTGGAGGCCCACGTCCGCGTGGATGAGGCGGGCCAGGTCCTGCAGGCGGCGGCCCAGGGGGGAGCGGGGGTAGGTGGCGCCGTGGTTTGGAGGCTGCTCGGACAGGCGCCTGTCGGCCACGAGGGAGAGGGCGGAGGTGGTCTCCACGCCGGTGGTGCGCAGGGCCTCGTCCACGGCGGCGGCGTAGAGCGAGTCGAAGCTGACGGCGCCGGCGCGGCCGGGCGAGCGGAGGCGGAAGCGCTCCAGGGACTCCAGGGCGAGGGCGGGGGCGTCTCCGGCCAGGGCGCGCGGGAGGGTGGGCTGCAGGGCCACGGCGCGGAAGGCGCTGGGGGAGGGGCCTTGGGGCAGGGCGGCCACGGCGCGGTTGAGGTAGCCGTCGCGGGTGGACTTCACGCCTGGGGTGCCGGACTCGACGAAGTCCTGGGCATCGAAGTGGCTGCGCACGGGCTGGGGCAGCCCCACGGCGTGGACGGCGGCGAGAGCGCCATCGCGCCACCAGGGCAGCAGGGGAGCGAGGCCCGGGTGGAGGCCGAAGGTGTCATCCAGTCGGAGCGCCGCGTCCTCACCGGAGCCGGGGGCGCCGAGCGCGAGGTTGGGGCGCAGGCGGAAGTAGCTCGGATCGCCCACGGGTGGAACGAGGGACAGGCCATCCGCTCCGCCGCGCAGGAAGAGGGTGATGAGGACCTTGCGGCGGCCGGTGGGGAGCGCCTCGGCGGCGCGGGCGAGGAAGGGGGGGAGGGTGGTCAGTCCCAGCAGGGAGAGGCCGGCGGACTTCAGCAGGGAGCGGCGGGAGAGGGGCATCGCGAGCCTCACTGCTTCTGGAACTCGGGGGAGCCGAGGAGGAGACCGACCGCGCGGCGGACATCCACGGGGCGCACCTCGCCGTCGGGCATGCGCCCCTCGTCGCCCGGATCCAGCGCGGCCAGGAGCGTGGTGCGCGTCTGGGGAGAGAGGGGCTCATAGAGGAGGCGGAGCGCGAGCGAGTCCACCAGCGCGCCCGCATCCGAGGCCTTCGCGCCGGGTGCGAGCCCCATCACCTCCACGGCGGTGCCGCGCACCCGGTTGGCGGAGAGGGCGAGGGCGAAGTTCAGGCGGGTCACCAGGGCGCCCGCGTTGACCCAGGGCGTGGCGTGCTCGGGGTAGCCGGTGGGGGCGGGGGCCCGGTAGAGCGGCTCGCCCATGCGCTCCACGGCGCGGGCCAGCGGGAGACCACCGTCGGTGGTTCCGCCCAATGCGCGGATGCTGGAGGCCACCAGCTCCAGCGGTGTCTTCGTCTTGGCGCTCCAGGCCGCATCGGCCCAGAACTCCGGAGCGGTGAAGAGGGCGGAGTACACGGCGCGCAGCTCTCCATCGGTCTCGAGGAACACCCGGGCGAGCCGGTCCACCAGCGCGGCGGGAGGTTCGTCCGCGACGAACTTGCGGGCCAGCTTGGTGGCGATGAAGCGCGCGGTGGAAGGGTGGCGGGCGAGCATGTCGAGCACCTGCTCTCCCTCCTGCTGTCCACCTCCAGCGGGGAGCGGGTGCCCCAGCACGAGCTTCGCGCCCGTGTCGTGCGCGTCCGCGCGGAAGACGAAGGCGGGGGCAGCGCGAGGCTTGTTGAGGGACCAGCCGGTGAAGACGCGGGCCACGTCGCGCACGTCCTCCTGGGTGTAGCCACCGTCCACTCCGAGCGTGTGCAGCTCCAGCAGCTCGCGCGCGTAGTTCTCGTTGAGGCCGCGCGCGTTCTTTCGGAGGGCGGGAGGAATGCCCCGGCGTCGGCCGGGCTCGAAGCCGTCACGGACGCTCGTCCAGTTGTCCAGGTAGAAGAGCATGGCCGGGTGGCGCGCCGTGGCTCCGAGCAGCTCGCGGAAGCGCCCGAAGACATGGGGGCGGATGGCGTCCCGCTCATAGGAGGTGACCATCCATCGCACGGGCCCCTTCTCCGCCGAGACGTTGAAGTGGTTGAACCAGAAGTCGACGAGCACCTCTTCGAGCTGGCGTCGGCTCTCCACGGCTCGGATGAGCTTCTGGGCCATGAGGTCCAGGGCCACGCGGCGGGGCAGGGCATCCGCGCCGAGCATGGCGGTCAGCTCTCGGCGGTCCTCCGGAGTGTCCAGGGGCACGCCCAGCTCGCGGGCCTGCTGGCGGAGCGGTGGGTAGCGGGTCATCAGATCTTCGGTGCTGAGGCGGAGCGTGGACAGCGGCTCCAGGCGCGCGGCCACGGCGTCATCGGGGATGGACTCGGGGTGGAGCTGCTGGCTGAGCCACCGAGCGACGCCGACCCGTCGTACCTCCTCCCAATCCCGGGGCGAGGGGCCATAGGCGAGGCGTCGCAAGGCATGCAGGGCGCGCCTGTCCTCGCTCCAGCCGGTATCGGGGAGGGTCAGGACGGGAACGGTGGGAGCGGAGGACGCCGAGGCGGGCTTGGAGGTCGAGGCACACCCCACGGCGAGGAGGGCCACCAGGCACCACAGCGCTGTCCGACGAGCGTTCACATCCATCACGAGCACCAACCCCGAGAGGGGCAAAAGGTTTCATGCCCGATAGAGTCCGCGCAATGAATGCCCGACTCGCCAGCCTGCTCTCCACCGCGCCGCGCCATCCCCAGCGCATCGTCTGCATGACGGAGGAGACGACGGAGACGCTGTACCGCATCGGAGCGGGAGACCTGGTGGTGGGGGTGTCGGGCTTCACGGTGCGTCCGCCGGAGGCGCGCAAGAAGCCGCGGGTGAGCTCGTTCCTGGACGCCAACTTCGAGCGCATCCTGGAGCTGAAGCCGGACCTGGTGCTGGGGTTCTCGGACCTGCAGGCGGACCTGGGGCGGGAGCTGTGCAAGCGCGGCGTGCCCGTGTACCTGTTCAACCAGCGCTCGATCGCGGAGATCCTTCAGACCGTTCGCGTGGTGGGAGCCCTGGTGGGCAGGGCCGAGGCGGCGGAGAGGCTAGCGGACGAGCTGACGGCGAACCTGGAGCGGCACGCGGAGGCTGCGGAGAAGCTGCCACGCCGCCCGCGAATCTTCTTCGAGGAGTGGCACGAGCCGCTCATCTCCGGCATCCGCTGGTGCTCCGAGCTGGTGGAGCTGGTCGGCGGCGAGGACGTCTGCCGCGAGTCGCGGGAGCACCCCGAGGCGAAGGGACGCATCTACACACCCGAGAGCGTGGCGCAGCGGGACCCCGAGGCCGTCATCGCGAGCTGGTGTGGCCGGAAGGCGAAGCGGGAGAAGATCGTCACGCGTCCGGGCTGGGCGACGGTGCGAGCGGTGGTGGACGATCAGCTCTACGAGGTGAAGAGCAGCTTCATCCTCCAGCCGGGCCCGGCGGCGCTCACGGACGGTGTGGACCAGCTCGCGCGCATCGTGGCGGCGGTGGCACGCGGCGAGAAGCTGCCTCCTCCACGGACGGGAGATCTCCGGGCGGCTTGAGCCGCCGCCGAGGGACTACCCTCCATGGACCGTGGTGAGCGAGGGCTTCTCCTCGACGAGCGTCTCATAGGTGAAGGAGGTGACAGGGCCGAAGAAGTCAGCCTTCTGCTGGGCCGCGCAGGTAGGGAGGAACTGGGCGAGGACGCGCGGGTCGTAGAACCGGAAGTAGAAGCGCCCGTCCGAGCCTTCGAGCTCCACCATCAGGAACTTTCGAAGATGCCTGCGGAGCTCATTGAACGCTGCGTCGCTCGTGAGAAAGACGCCCCAGGCCTTCCCCCAGCCTTCCTGTACCAGCGAGCTCAGGAGCAGGGACCCCTTCGGTAGCTGCACCAGGTAGGGAGCGACCTCCGCGAGGGCCACGCCCTGGGGACCCTCATAGAGGGAGCGATG includes:
- a CDS encoding DUF1800 domain-containing protein, yielding MDVNARRTALWCLVALLAVGCASTSKPASASSAPTVPVLTLPDTGWSEDRRALHALRRLAYGPSPRDWEEVRRVGVARWLSQQLHPESIPDDAVAARLEPLSTLRLSTEDLMTRYPPLRQQARELGVPLDTPEDRRELTAMLGADALPRRVALDLMAQKLIRAVESRRQLEEVLVDFWFNHFNVSAEKGPVRWMVTSYERDAIRPHVFGRFRELLGATARHPAMLFYLDNWTSVRDGFEPGRRRGIPPALRKNARGLNENYARELLELHTLGVDGGYTQEDVRDVARVFTGWSLNKPRAAPAFVFRADAHDTGAKLVLGHPLPAGGGQQEGEQVLDMLARHPSTARFIATKLARKFVADEPPAALVDRLARVFLETDGELRAVYSALFTAPEFWADAAWSAKTKTPLELVASSIRALGGTTDGGLPLARAVERMGEPLYRAPAPTGYPEHATPWVNAGALVTRLNFALALSANRVRGTAVEVMGLAPGAKASDAGALVDSLALRLLYEPLSPQTRTTLLAALDPGDEGRMPDGEVRPVDVRRAVGLLLGSPEFQKQ
- a CDS encoding serine/threonine protein kinase, producing the protein MIESDASAGGVPPTGVDPLLGRVLNERFKILEALGSGGMGRVYKAVQSPLDRLVALKVLNPQYGQDKDPGFQRRFFLEASVTAKLRHPNTVTVIDYGKTDDGIYYIAMEYLEGQTLSQLLTQNGPLPWPRVLSIAQQIARSLREAHKIGLIHRDLKPANVMILNQETDHDVVKVLDFGLVKSFMPDSGQFPADVSLTQAGVILGSPQYMAPEQARNISDPRSDVYSLGVVLYQMLVGRPPFHAEQGIDIIVKHMNEPPPAFGAVWPNHAIPPEVEALVMKCLAKRPAERFDSMDAVIDSIRRALTSAGISGVHSGPHSFGTSPGSGPLTGPHTGPIAPPHQAISPSGAATMSLDISVEEPEAGKRRNSLPIALFGGAVLVGVTVALVFALRSPTPQPVLPPPAQPVAIPSAPPAQQPPPSSEVAEALTPEDLPPLPASPSAEEPPPQEAEAAPQLVRFVITSEPSGARVTYAGKSLGPTPVELKVPADASGRASARLTFDLSGYSSVTATPEGDGPEIRFTQKLKKKPSSRPQRPQNSSGYKDDPYQ
- a CDS encoding cobalamin-binding protein, translated to MNARLASLLSTAPRHPQRIVCMTEETTETLYRIGAGDLVVGVSGFTVRPPEARKKPRVSSFLDANFERILELKPDLVLGFSDLQADLGRELCKRGVPVYLFNQRSIAEILQTVRVVGALVGRAEAAERLADELTANLERHAEAAEKLPRRPRIFFEEWHEPLISGIRWCSELVELVGGEDVCRESREHPEAKGRIYTPESVAQRDPEAVIASWCGRKAKREKIVTRPGWATVRAVVDDQLYEVKSSFILQPGPAALTDGVDQLARIVAAVARGEKLPPPRTGDLRAA
- a CDS encoding DUF1501 domain-containing protein produces the protein MPLSRRSLLKSAGLSLLGLTTLPPFLARAAEALPTGRRKVLITLFLRGGADGLSLVPPVGDPSYFRLRPNLALGAPGSGEDAALRLDDTFGLHPGLAPLLPWWRDGALAAVHAVGLPQPVRSHFDAQDFVESGTPGVKSTRDGYLNRAVAALPQGPSPSAFRAVALQPTLPRALAGDAPALALESLERFRLRSPGRAGAVSFDSLYAAAVDEALRTTGVETTSALSLVADRRLSEQPPNHGATYPRSPLGRRLQDLARLIHADVGLQLAATESGGWDTHILQGRERGPFAQRAKELGESLAAFATDLGPRLEDILVVVLTEFGRTARENGNRGTDHGTGGVVLLLGGKVRGGRVHGPWRGLEEPYLLDGRDVPSLTDIRAVLAEALVTHCGLTTLEPIFPGLGARPSLLGLLGG